A genomic window from Lentibacter algarum includes:
- a CDS encoding urease subunit beta: protein MIPGEVLPAAGMLTLNEGAPAITLMVANTGDRPVQVGSHYHFAETNPALTFDRATAHGYRLDIASGTAVRFEPGQRREVQLIPIGGARRVFGFNGHVMGDL, encoded by the coding sequence ATGATCCCTGGTGAGGTGCTTCCAGCAGCGGGGATGCTGACACTGAACGAAGGTGCGCCAGCCATCACACTAATGGTCGCAAATACGGGCGATCGCCCCGTGCAAGTTGGCAGTCACTATCATTTCGCCGAGACCAATCCCGCACTCACATTTGATCGCGCGACAGCCCATGGATACCGGCTCGACATTGCCTCCGGCACTGCCGTTCGGTTTGAGCCAGGACAACGCCGCGAAGTGCAGTTGATCCCAATTGGTGGGGCGCGGCGTGTCTTTGGCTTTAACGGCCACGTTATGGGAGACCTGTAA
- a CDS encoding urease subunit gamma, whose amino-acid sequence MQLTPREKDKLLIAMAAEVARKRLARGVKLNHPEAIALITDTVVEGARDGRSVADMMEAGGHVITRDQCMEGIAEMIHEVQVEATFPDGTKLVTVHNPIR is encoded by the coding sequence ATGCAACTCACTCCTCGCGAGAAAGACAAACTGCTCATTGCCATGGCTGCCGAAGTCGCCCGCAAACGGCTGGCCCGCGGTGTCAAGTTGAACCACCCCGAAGCCATTGCTCTGATCACTGACACAGTTGTCGAGGGCGCAAGAGATGGCCGCTCCGTCGCCGACATGATGGAGGCTGGTGGTCACGTCATCACCCGCGACCAATGCATGGAAGGCATCGCAGAGATGATTCACGAAGTTCAAGTCGAAGCCACATTTCCTGACGGAACCAAACTGGTCACCGTCCACAACCCCATTCGCTAA
- a CDS encoding urease accessory protein UreD: protein MPQPRAIGSAKLSVSTDALGKTRLRDLRQSGSLKLVFPQTYSHDAEAVLVNTAGGITGGDKLTLTINVEGGAHLRLTTQAAERAYRAQHDEIGSFATDITVQDGSSLHWLPQELILFDRCALKRRLSIDLAPTARLLMVEPIVFGRAAMLEVLNDVMFQDRIRITRAGRPIYIDGVDLKGDAAKQLARPAVANGAGAMASLVMVAPDVQRHLKTIRSLLPETAGASLLGEDLLVVRQLASDSFELRRTLIPVLNYLTQNTLPLSWRL, encoded by the coding sequence ATGCCCCAGCCACGTGCAATTGGCTCAGCAAAGCTGTCCGTCTCCACAGATGCACTGGGCAAAACCCGACTGCGCGATCTGCGCCAATCAGGGTCTCTTAAGCTGGTGTTTCCACAAACATATAGCCACGACGCTGAGGCCGTTCTGGTGAATACAGCTGGTGGCATCACTGGGGGAGACAAATTGACCCTGACGATAAATGTCGAGGGTGGCGCACATCTGCGCCTGACAACGCAAGCAGCCGAACGTGCCTATCGCGCCCAGCACGACGAAATCGGGAGCTTCGCAACGGATATCACTGTTCAAGACGGCAGCAGCCTCCACTGGCTGCCGCAGGAACTAATCCTTTTTGATCGCTGTGCCCTCAAGCGCCGACTGAGCATCGATCTCGCGCCCACAGCGCGCCTTTTGATGGTGGAGCCCATTGTTTTTGGCCGCGCAGCAATGCTGGAGGTTCTGAATGATGTCATGTTTCAAGACCGTATTCGTATTACCCGCGCAGGACGCCCTATCTATATTGACGGTGTGGATTTAAAGGGCGATGCGGCAAAGCAACTAGCACGACCTGCAGTTGCCAATGGCGCAGGCGCGATGGCAAGTCTCGTAATGGTAGCCCCCGACGTCCAACGCCACCTAAAGACGATACGCAGCCTCCTACCTGAAACAGCAGGGGCAAGCCTGCTGGGCGAGGATCTGCTCGTCGTTCGCCAGCTTGCCAGCGATAGCTTTGAGCTGCGCCGCACCCTGATCCCTGTTCTGAACTATCTCACCCAAAACACGTTACCTTTGTCCTGGAGACTATAA
- a CDS encoding quinone oxidoreductase, whose translation MALTAMINEHGGPEQFNLVDLEIGAPAKGEVRINHKAVGLNFIDVYQRVGLYPMQLPHAMGMEASGVIEAVGEGVTHLKVGDRAAYASNPPGAYAEARVMPAAQVCPLPDEVSFEEGAAMMLKGMTVEYLFHRTVPLKAGDTVLFHAAAGGVGLLACQWARSEGITLIGTAGTDEKCQLALDHGATHCINYRTEDWAAKLQELTNGKGVDVVMDAVGKDTFEGSLDSLKPLGMMISFGNASGPVPPFDLGILGKKGSLKLTRPTIFTHIGDHATCQAMAKHLFEKVASGDVKINIGQRFALQDVGKAHDALEARQTIGSTILEI comes from the coding sequence ATGGCGCTTACAGCAATGATCAACGAGCACGGTGGCCCCGAGCAATTCAACTTGGTGGACCTCGAGATCGGCGCGCCCGCAAAAGGCGAAGTCCGCATCAATCATAAGGCCGTTGGACTTAACTTTATTGACGTCTATCAGAGGGTTGGCCTCTACCCGATGCAACTGCCGCACGCGATGGGCATGGAAGCATCTGGCGTGATCGAGGCTGTTGGCGAGGGCGTCACGCACCTGAAAGTTGGAGATCGCGCCGCCTATGCCTCGAACCCTCCCGGCGCCTATGCCGAGGCAAGGGTGATGCCTGCTGCACAGGTCTGCCCGCTGCCGGATGAAGTGTCTTTTGAGGAAGGTGCCGCGATGATGCTGAAGGGTATGACCGTGGAATACCTCTTCCACCGGACAGTGCCCCTCAAGGCAGGGGATACTGTTCTGTTTCATGCGGCTGCGGGGGGCGTTGGTCTCTTGGCGTGTCAGTGGGCGCGCTCCGAAGGGATCACTCTCATCGGAACGGCAGGAACGGACGAAAAATGTCAGCTGGCTCTGGACCACGGCGCGACCCATTGCATCAATTATCGCACTGAGGATTGGGCTGCCAAACTGCAAGAGCTGACCAACGGAAAAGGCGTTGATGTCGTCATGGACGCTGTTGGGAAGGATACGTTCGAAGGGTCACTTGACTCACTCAAGCCCCTTGGAATGATGATTTCCTTCGGGAATGCCTCTGGCCCCGTTCCGCCGTTTGACCTCGGCATTTTGGGTAAAAAAGGCTCGCTGAAGCTCACGCGCCCGACGATTTTTACCCATATAGGCGACCATGCAACCTGTCAGGCGATGGCGAAGCACTTGTTTGAAAAAGTCGCGTCAGGCGACGTCAAAATCAACATCGGCCAACGCTTCGCGCTACAGGACGTGGGCAAGGCGCATGACGCGCTGGAAGCCCGCCAAACCATCGGCAGCACGATCCTTGAAATCTGA
- a CDS encoding BamA/TamA family outer membrane protein gives MLLLGISLMAGPACAFEAELKLERGAKDLLIELKNASLVLAAKREGTTASQDILAAAQADYGRLISALYERGYYGPVVTILIDGREAADVPPMANLGQIKRVEVSVKPGPAFQFGAVSIAPITAETELPNGFRKGAPAELSVIRDVAQAGVEGWRAQGYAKAQIMREDVVADHLNARLDVDLGISQGPRVSFGVLEVEGSKDVRLNRIRKIAAVPTGDVFDPAVLERSAVRLRRTGAFSSVSLREAKTLGPEDTLDIELAVTDAKPRRVGFGAELHSSEGLSLSGYWMHRNLMGGAERFRIEGELAGLAGESNGLDYSVKASLTRPSTFEKDTDLTLVAQIDQLDEPLYFLRKASIEAGVSRYFSESLTGELAVLYRYSDVDDSLGTQYYSHLMLRFGTTLDRRDDKLNPTNGAYLRAEALPYFGLSGAASGVRGYLDARVYKSVGASDAVVLAGRFQLGTIAGSDIADTPPDLLFLSGGSGTVRGHSYQSLSVSSGGVETGGRSFVGISGEARVKINSTFGVTGFYDIGYVGENSAVDETGGWHSGAGVGLRYQTGIGALRFDVAVPVTGVGSNSFEAYVGIGQSF, from the coding sequence ATGTTATTGCTTGGTATTTCTTTGATGGCGGGACCAGCCTGTGCATTTGAAGCCGAGCTAAAACTGGAACGTGGCGCCAAAGACCTTCTTATTGAATTGAAAAATGCTTCGCTCGTTCTTGCGGCGAAACGTGAAGGAACCACGGCTTCACAAGACATTCTTGCAGCCGCACAGGCGGACTATGGCCGATTGATCAGTGCTCTTTATGAGCGAGGATACTATGGCCCAGTGGTCACGATCTTGATTGATGGACGTGAAGCCGCTGATGTTCCGCCGATGGCCAATTTGGGGCAGATCAAGCGTGTCGAAGTGTCAGTGAAGCCAGGGCCTGCCTTCCAATTTGGTGCAGTGTCTATAGCGCCGATCACCGCTGAGACAGAGTTGCCGAACGGTTTTCGCAAAGGTGCTCCTGCCGAGCTTTCGGTGATCAGAGACGTCGCGCAAGCGGGTGTAGAGGGCTGGCGTGCGCAAGGCTATGCCAAGGCACAAATTATGCGGGAAGATGTTGTCGCGGATCATTTGAACGCGCGGCTGGACGTCGATTTGGGCATCAGCCAAGGCCCGCGTGTGAGCTTTGGTGTGCTTGAAGTCGAGGGCAGTAAAGATGTGCGTCTTAACCGTATTCGTAAGATCGCGGCTGTGCCGACTGGGGATGTTTTTGACCCAGCGGTCCTTGAACGCAGTGCCGTTCGGCTGAGGCGCACAGGGGCATTTAGCTCGGTGTCGCTGCGCGAAGCTAAAACGCTTGGCCCAGAGGATACCTTAGATATTGAGCTGGCGGTTACGGATGCAAAACCGCGTCGTGTCGGCTTTGGCGCTGAGCTACACTCTTCAGAGGGCCTGTCACTGTCTGGGTACTGGATGCATCGCAATCTGATGGGCGGTGCTGAACGGTTTCGCATTGAGGGCGAGTTGGCGGGGCTGGCGGGCGAAAGTAATGGTCTTGATTATAGCGTCAAAGCCAGCCTGACGCGGCCTTCAACCTTTGAAAAAGATACTGATCTCACGCTGGTTGCTCAAATTGATCAGCTTGACGAGCCGCTTTATTTTTTGCGCAAGGCCAGTATCGAAGCTGGCGTGAGTCGTTACTTTTCGGAGAGTTTGACAGGGGAACTTGCAGTTCTCTACCGTTATAGTGATGTGGATGATAGCTTGGGTACGCAATACTACTCCCATCTCATGCTGCGCTTCGGCACGACATTGGACCGCCGCGATGACAAGCTTAACCCAACAAACGGTGCATACCTGCGGGCTGAGGCCTTGCCTTATTTTGGGCTGTCTGGCGCCGCGTCAGGCGTGCGCGGGTATCTTGATGCGCGGGTCTACAAAAGCGTTGGGGCGAGTGACGCAGTTGTTCTTGCGGGTCGCTTCCAGCTTGGAACCATCGCGGGTTCGGACATCGCGGATACGCCACCTGATTTGCTGTTTCTTTCGGGCGGAAGCGGGACCGTGCGCGGCCATTCTTACCAGTCGCTGTCTGTTAGCAGCGGGGGTGTCGAGACGGGCGGCCGCTCTTTTGTGGGTATCTCTGGGGAGGCGCGGGTGAAGATAAACAGCACGTTTGGTGTGACTGGTTTTTATGACATAGGGTATGTTGGTGAGAACAGTGCAGTCGATGAGACAGGCGGCTGGCACAGCGGTGCGGGCGTTGGTCTGCGCTATCAAACTGGTATTGGCGCACTTAGGTTTGATGTTGCGGTGCCTGTGACTGGCGTTGGTAGCAACAGTTTTGAAGCCTATGTTGGCATAGGGCAGTCATTCTGA